The Alphaproteobacteria bacterium sequence TATAAGACGGTATCGATTCTGGGTAAGACCGACAGAGGTGTTATGGCCCATTATTGAATCGGGAGCCGGATGCCTTAATTGGGCAAGTCCGGTTCTGAGGAGGGGGGAAGCTTGAGTGATTGGCTTCCTCTACTCAACTTTTTTGACGGAGGCGTCGCGCATGCTTGGTTTGAGTTCGAATATTGAAACGCAGGACGCATATTCAATTAATCGAAACTTTGATTTTGTTGTGTCTCGTGCATGGTCAAACCTCGGTAATTTAATAAATATAGTCCATAATGTTTCACGTGAAACAAAAGCTGTCGGTGTCTTTCATAAAGGACATAGTTATGATTTGGAGATTTTAGATGCACAAAAAAGGTGGTCATTTGAGTATTCCG is a genomic window containing:
- a CDS encoding class I SAM-dependent methyltransferase, which translates into the protein MIGFLYSTFLTEASRMLGLSSNIETQDAYSINRNFDFVVSRAWSNLGNLINIVHNVSRETKAVGVFHKGHSYDLEILDAQKRWSFEYSVFNSATDPTGKIITIKNVQE